From Marivirga harenae, one genomic window encodes:
- a CDS encoding TPM domain-containing protein yields the protein MAKDAFTEEEKQTIVKAVKAAELETSGEIQVHLENHCKEDVMDHAAHIFKTLKMHKTELRNGVLFYMAVKDHKFAILGDAGINNKVPENFWDDIKEHMLAHFKKGNLTAGLSEGIKMAGQQLAEHFPYKKDDQNELPDQISFGKN from the coding sequence ATGGCAAAAGACGCATTTACCGAAGAAGAAAAGCAGACAATAGTCAAAGCAGTGAAAGCTGCTGAACTTGAAACATCCGGAGAAATTCAAGTGCACTTAGAAAACCACTGTAAGGAAGACGTAATGGATCATGCGGCACATATTTTCAAGACCTTAAAAATGCATAAAACGGAATTACGTAACGGTGTTTTATTTTACATGGCTGTAAAAGATCATAAGTTTGCTATTTTAGGGGATGCTGGCATTAATAATAAAGTGCCTGAAAATTTCTGGGATGATATTAAAGAGCACATGCTAGCTCATTTCAAAAAAGGAAATTTAACTGCAGGATTGAGTGAAGGAATCAAAATGGCGGGTCAACAATTAGCTGAGCATTTTCCATACAAAAAAGATGATCAGAACGAATTACCAGACCAGATTTCATTTGGCAAAAATTGA
- a CDS encoding FKBP-type peptidyl-prolyl cis-trans isomerase — translation MEIHENTVVTLSYHVRKKDETGELVDFSGQSYPLRFLFGTGKMLPYFEEQLKGKTHNEQFAFRLPADFAYGKKDESLIKSIPIEEFTEKEGYTKETLEVGAFIRFENADESQSGKIIDKSRKFVKVDFNHPLAGQDLFFKGNIISVRKASFEEIERQHHIEPDGIRFQ, via the coding sequence ATGGAAATTCACGAAAATACAGTTGTTACTTTGTCATATCATGTAAGGAAAAAGGATGAAACAGGAGAGTTGGTAGATTTCTCTGGCCAATCGTATCCTTTACGATTCCTTTTTGGAACGGGAAAAATGCTTCCATATTTTGAAGAGCAATTAAAAGGCAAAACTCATAATGAGCAGTTTGCATTTCGATTACCAGCAGATTTTGCCTATGGCAAGAAAGACGAAAGTCTTATCAAGTCGATTCCAATTGAAGAATTTACAGAAAAAGAGGGCTATACCAAAGAAACCTTGGAAGTAGGCGCTTTCATTCGCTTTGAAAATGCCGATGAATCGCAGAGTGGTAAAATTATAGATAAAAGCAGGAAATTTGTTAAAGTAGATTTCAATCATCCATTGGCCGGTCAAGATCTGTTTTTTAAGGGGAATATAATTTCGGTGAGAAAAGCATCATTTGAAGAGATTGAAAGACAGCATCACATTGAACCTGATGGTATTAGGTTTCAATAG
- a CDS encoding ABC transporter ATP-binding protein, whose product MKKDNIKSGNIIDTNVLRRLYKFVKPYQGRFYFLVFLTVALAVLAPARPFVIQKAIDNPVAQGDFQGLINMTLILVALLVMQAIVQYGHTYLSGWLGQFIIRDIRLKLYRHLLSLRLKFFDKTPIGRLVTRNVSDVETLSDVFSQGLAAMIGDILQILFILGMMFAMSWKLTLVSLATLPLLFLSTYIFKEKVKVAFNEVRNAVSTLNSFVQEHVTGMSIVQIFTAEKREYEEFKKINNEHRKSNIRSVLYYSIYFPVAEVIQATGIGLLVWYGAKGVINEAESGISLGMLIAFILYIQMFFRPIRLIADRFNTLQMGIVSSSRILNLLDNKEHIPNHGNYKPETVEGNISFRNVEFSYNQDEVVLKNISFEVKEGESVALVGATGAGKSSVINLLSRFYDIQKGEIMLDGKDLKEYDLSALRQNIGVVLQDVFLFSDTILYNITLGNPDITLQQVKDAAELVGARKFIERLPGGYEYNVMERGATLSVGQRQLISFVRAMVYNPKIIVLDEATSSVDSETEEMIQNAIEKMMKGRTSILIAHRLSTIQEADKIIVLDKGEIKETGTHKELLDQGGYYHQLHNMQFKEMAT is encoded by the coding sequence GTGAAGAAAGACAATATTAAAAGCGGGAATATTATTGATACCAACGTTTTAAGACGTTTGTATAAATTTGTAAAACCTTATCAAGGGCGATTCTATTTCTTGGTTTTTCTCACTGTAGCACTGGCAGTCTTAGCTCCAGCAAGACCATTCGTCATTCAAAAAGCAATTGATAATCCTGTTGCTCAAGGAGATTTTCAAGGCCTTATTAACATGACTCTAATCTTGGTCGCATTGTTGGTAATGCAAGCCATTGTCCAATATGGGCATACGTATTTATCGGGCTGGTTAGGCCAATTTATTATTCGGGATATTCGCTTGAAGCTATACCGACATTTGTTAAGTCTACGCTTAAAGTTTTTTGATAAAACGCCAATTGGTCGTTTAGTAACGAGAAATGTTTCTGATGTAGAAACACTTTCTGATGTATTTAGCCAAGGCTTGGCCGCCATGATAGGCGATATTTTACAAATCCTATTTATACTTGGGATGATGTTTGCTATGAGCTGGAAATTGACTCTCGTCTCTTTGGCTACATTACCTCTGCTTTTCCTTAGTACTTATATTTTCAAAGAAAAAGTTAAAGTTGCCTTCAATGAAGTAAGAAATGCAGTTTCAACCTTAAATTCTTTTGTTCAGGAGCATGTCACAGGAATGTCGATTGTGCAAATATTTACCGCAGAAAAAAGAGAGTATGAAGAATTTAAGAAAATCAACAACGAACATAGAAAATCTAATATTCGCTCAGTACTTTATTATTCAATTTACTTCCCCGTAGCGGAAGTAATTCAGGCGACAGGTATTGGCTTATTGGTTTGGTACGGGGCCAAAGGTGTCATAAATGAAGCAGAATCTGGTATTAGCTTAGGAATGCTAATTGCTTTTATTTTATACATTCAAATGTTTTTCCGCCCTATACGATTGATTGCTGATAGATTCAATACTTTACAAATGGGAATAGTGAGTTCATCAAGAATTCTGAATTTATTGGACAATAAAGAACATATCCCAAACCACGGAAATTACAAACCTGAAACAGTAGAAGGAAACATATCATTTAGAAATGTAGAATTCTCCTATAATCAAGATGAAGTCGTTTTAAAAAACATTTCATTTGAGGTGAAAGAGGGAGAATCAGTGGCATTAGTAGGCGCAACAGGAGCAGGTAAATCTTCAGTCATAAACCTTTTGAGTAGATTTTATGATATCCAAAAAGGAGAAATCATGCTTGATGGAAAAGATTTAAAAGAATATGACTTATCTGCTTTACGGCAAAATATCGGGGTGGTCTTACAGGATGTTTTTCTCTTTTCCGATACTATCCTTTATAATATAACCTTAGGAAACCCTGATATTACTCTGCAACAAGTTAAAGATGCGGCCGAGTTAGTAGGAGCCAGAAAATTCATTGAAAGGCTACCAGGTGGATATGAATACAATGTGATGGAAAGAGGAGCAACTTTATCAGTGGGTCAGCGTCAATTGATATCTTTTGTAAGGGCTATGGTCTATAATCCCAAGATAATTGTGTTGGATGAAGCCACCTCCTCAGTAGATTCTGAAACAGAAGAAATGATTCAAAATGCCATTGAAAAAATGATGAAGGGAAGAACAAGTATTCTTATTGCACATCGCTTATCCACCATTCAAGAGGCAGATAAAATTATTGTGCTTGACAAAGGGGAGATAAAAGAAACAGGTACTCACAAAGAGCTATTGGATCAAGGCGGTTATTATCATCAATTACATAATATGCAGTTTAAGGAAATGGCAACCTAA
- the truA gene encoding tRNA pseudouridine(38-40) synthase TruA, whose product MRYFFTIAYKGTNYHGWQKQPNAMGVQQKIEEVFSTILNQPIDILGSGRTDSGVHATAQVFHVDFHVALEAEQLLFKANKMLPHDVALKHVRKVQEETHARFDAESRAYQYHIVTSKNPFAVDQAYIFARQLNVDMMNLASEKLLNHQDFESFSKVKTDVYTFNCDIFEAYWKQEKESLVFHIKANRFLRGMVRALVGTLLDVGQNKLSIEDFENIIEAKDRKKAGRSVPPEGLFLTQVNYPEEIYI is encoded by the coding sequence ATGAGATATTTTTTTACCATAGCATATAAAGGCACAAACTACCATGGTTGGCAAAAACAACCAAACGCAATGGGCGTTCAGCAAAAAATTGAAGAGGTTTTTTCCACAATTTTAAATCAACCCATAGATATCTTGGGAAGCGGACGAACAGATAGCGGAGTTCACGCAACAGCCCAGGTTTTTCATGTCGATTTTCATGTTGCGCTTGAAGCAGAACAACTTTTATTTAAGGCTAACAAAATGTTACCACATGACGTAGCTTTAAAACATGTTAGAAAAGTTCAAGAGGAAACGCACGCACGCTTTGATGCTGAAAGCAGAGCTTACCAATATCATATAGTGACTTCAAAAAACCCCTTTGCAGTTGATCAAGCTTATATTTTTGCTCGACAGCTTAATGTTGATATGATGAATTTGGCTTCAGAAAAATTACTGAATCATCAGGATTTTGAAAGCTTTAGTAAGGTAAAAACAGATGTATATACATTTAACTGTGATATATTTGAAGCCTATTGGAAACAAGAGAAGGAATCTCTTGTTTTTCATATCAAAGCCAATCGATTTTTGCGGGGGATGGTGAGGGCTCTAGTAGGCACTTTGTTAGATGTTGGACAAAACAAGCTTAGCATTGAAGACTTTGAAAACATTATTGAGGCTAAGGATAGGAAGAAAGCAGGGAGGTCAGTTCCGCCTGAAGGACTTTTTCTAACACAGGTAAACTACCCTGAGGAAATTTATATTTAA
- a CDS encoding DUF1697 domain-containing protein, with protein sequence METKIAILRGINVGGKRKILMADLKILMQNLGYQNIQTYIQSGNIIFKADEKLQNKEIAAGIETAILNKFDFEVPVIVLSKNEIESAVANNPFYTSDADINNLHLTFLSEEPDKEKLALIEIVDCTPDQFKIINKNVFIYCEASYHKSKLTNDLFERKLKIKATTRNWKTVLKLWDLSK encoded by the coding sequence ATGGAAACAAAAATTGCTATTTTACGAGGTATCAATGTTGGTGGGAAAAGAAAAATCCTAATGGCAGATTTGAAAATATTAATGCAGAATCTGGGCTACCAAAACATTCAAACTTACATTCAAAGTGGTAATATAATTTTCAAGGCAGATGAAAAGCTTCAAAATAAAGAGATAGCAGCAGGAATTGAAACTGCAATTCTCAACAAATTTGATTTTGAAGTTCCTGTCATAGTTTTGTCAAAAAATGAAATTGAAAGTGCTGTAGCCAATAATCCATTTTATACGTCAGATGCAGACATTAATAATTTGCACCTTACTTTTCTCAGCGAAGAACCTGACAAAGAGAAATTAGCATTGATAGAAATTGTAGATTGTACGCCAGACCAATTTAAAATTATTAATAAAAATGTTTTTATTTATTGCGAAGCCAGTTACCACAAATCTAAATTGACCAATGACTTATTTGAAAGAAAGCTGAAAATAAAGGCTACCACAAGAAATTGGAAAACGGTTTTGAAACTTTGGGACTTAAGCAAATAA